CCGAAAAATTCAGGATTCGGGATGGATTCAATCGATATATTCGTGCCTTGGAAATGGAGTTCATATAGGTAACTTGCCAAAAAAAGGTATTAGTTTTCTTGATctaaaaaatgatacttttttcCCTTTGTTCAAATCTTCTGCAGATGATCAGGAAAGAAATGTAAAGAAGGTTATGTTCGTTAAAGGTATGGTGAAATCAAGAACCTGTATTAtgtgtatctttattttttgaaaaagctTATTAATTTGTTGAAAGGTTTGCAGGTCTCGAAGTTTTGATTGGTGGTGTGATAGGGATTACAGTAGTGGTAGCTGTTGCATTGGTAGTTTTGCTTAGAAAACCAAGTAAAATAAAACCACCAAAAATAACTGAAGGTATGCGTTTTTTAAGATTGGTTGGTGATACTTGTTAGTCTACTGTCAAGATAACATTGCCTTTTTTAACTCGACAGCAAGTGTAGCATCAGTTTCTGAAGAATCCAGCAGTATTGAGATATCTCTAAGAGAAGTTTACTTGTCTACAAACAATCTTAGTGAATTAAACCTCATTGGCCAAGGAATAGCAGGTTAGAATCTGACATATAGCATGAAAAACAGTTAAGACAGCAGTCAAATTTCTGATGTTGTAATGATACTTTTTTAACAGGAAAAGTATACAAGGGTATCTTATCAGATGGCCGGCATATCGCGGTTAAACACATTACAAACGACGCTCACATGGAGACGTTTATCAGAGAAGTTACAAGCTTATCACATGTCAAACACCCGAATCTCGTCAAGTTATTGGGCCATTGCGATGGAGAAGACGAGAGCTTTCTTGTTTACGAACTCTGCGACAATGGCAACCTCTCTGGATGGCTATTCGGTAATGTTATTCCCTTGATTGTGGATTGAATATTTAGGTGAACAAGGAttcattatgaattttttacgTTATAGGTAAAGATAAAATTCTAACTTGGATCCAAAGACTGGAAATTGCTATTGACTGTGGCAAAGGGCTGAGATTTCTGCACACTTTTCATGAAGGCTGCATTGTTCATCGTGATATTAAGGTAAATTTTTGTCCAATTATACCtcttttaaatgcatgttttcCTCCAATAGTTCAAAGAATTTTAACATTGTATGTTGCAGCCCACAAATATACTTCTTGGctcaaattttcaagcaaaacTATCCGATTTTGGATTATCAAAAGTTATCTCCATGGGGCAATCCTATGTAAGCTCTGAAGTTCGAGGGACACTTGGTTATGTCGACCCCGAGTACCAGAAAAATCACCACGTCCATCCATCAACAGATGTTTACAGTTTTGGGATTGTTCTTCTGCAACTTTTGTCGGGACAACGAGTCATTAATCTTGATGTTACAAGACCAATGCCTCTGAGTAAAATGGTGAGGAATTTCCATTATTTTTGCTTTCTTATTTAGGATTATCCTCAAAATAAAcccaatatttttatttcatgcagGCTAAAAATCTGATGAA
The DNA window shown above is from Primulina huaijiensis isolate GDHJ02 chromosome 12, ASM1229523v2, whole genome shotgun sequence and carries:
- the LOC140990379 gene encoding uncharacterized protein isoform X1 → MNNFINLALSIIIYSAFLQVLANECVLNMEMPSYGNGSNIIGGNWDGFLTSESCGSQFKRYLYGLSNHANKTEKIFLNITRQKDCLNNVSSCGFNKLTSGAGGCSDYTVTDVVTNFGSALESLDQGCENIDLDGDYDKECGTCFGTWERIVVSDNRSNVSTKEETDICKFSLLISLTSRKIQDSGWIQSIYSCLGNGVHIGNLPKKGISFLDLKNDTFFPLFKSSADDQERNVKKVMFVKGLEVLIGGVIGITVVVAVALVVLLRKPSKIKPPKITEASVASVSEESSSIEISLREVYLSTNNLSELNLIGQGIAGKVYKGILSDGRHIAVKHITNDAHMETFIREVTSLSHVKHPNLVKLLGHCDGEDESFLVYELCDNGNLSGWLFGKDKILTWIQRLEIAIDCGKGLRFLHTFHEGCIVHRDIKPTNILLGSNFQAKLSDFGLSKVISMGQSYVSSEVRGTLGYVDPEYQKNHHVHPSTDVYSFGIVLLQLLSGQRVINLDVTRPMPLSKMAKNLMKGGDITEFADPKLNGEYSVEGFQLLFKLALSCTGLKQQRPSMERVVAVLEKARRVSESNTSFQYKQKLESSTSMKL
- the LOC140990379 gene encoding uncharacterized protein isoform X2; the encoded protein is MNNFINLALSIIIYSAFLQVLANECVLNMEMPSYGNGSNIIGGNWDGFLTSESCGSQFKRYLYGLSNHANKTEKIFLNITRQKDCLNNVSSCGFNKLTSGAGGCSDYTVTDVVTNFGSALESLDQGCENIDLDGDYDKECGTCFGTWERIVVSDNRSNVSTKEETDICKFSLLISLTSRKIQDSGWIQSIYSCLGNGVHIDDQERNVKKVMFVKGLEVLIGGVIGITVVVAVALVVLLRKPSKIKPPKITEASVASVSEESSSIEISLREVYLSTNNLSELNLIGQGIAGKVYKGILSDGRHIAVKHITNDAHMETFIREVTSLSHVKHPNLVKLLGHCDGEDESFLVYELCDNGNLSGWLFGKDKILTWIQRLEIAIDCGKGLRFLHTFHEGCIVHRDIKPTNILLGSNFQAKLSDFGLSKVISMGQSYVSSEVRGTLGYVDPEYQKNHHVHPSTDVYSFGIVLLQLLSGQRVINLDVTRPMPLSKMAKNLMKGGDITEFADPKLNGEYSVEGFQLLFKLALSCTGLKQQRPSMERVVAVLEKARRVSESNTSFQYKQKLESSTSMKL